The Argentina anserina chromosome 3, drPotAnse1.1, whole genome shotgun sequence genome includes a region encoding these proteins:
- the LOC126786909 gene encoding uncharacterized mitochondrial protein AtMg00810-like, with the protein MASSKPLVRGFIKCLASYWLLVLFRVCMILLCSFIALVTILFFFLLYVDDIVVTGSDDGLLQSFIDALGRGFDIKDLGSLHYFLGLQVTPQDKGIHISQLKYTYDLLVKHDMLLSKPVSTPMSSKAVLTATEGDFLSNPSTFREIVGSLQYLTITRPDIAFAVNSISQFMSQPRTPHLIAAKRILRYIKATLDHVLFFGPQHQPTFLAAYADADWAGCPDSHRSTSGYLVYLGTNLVSWCSKKQPTIARSSAESVYRSLSHASAESTWLAFLLYELGANIQYPIHLYCDNLSATYVASNPVFHARTKHIELDYHFVREKVALGSHRVCFVPSVDQPADLLTKPLHKHRHVLLTCRLVRQGPPSLREGVREIPSPQSKLIE; encoded by the coding sequence ATGGCCTCAAGCAAGCCCCTCGTGCGTGGTTTCATCAAATGTCTTGCTTCTTATTGGCTGCTGGTTTTGTTCAGAGTGTGTATGATTCTTCTCTGTTCATTTATCGCCTTGGTCACCatactattttttttcctactatatgttgatgacattGTGGTTACCGGCAGTGATGATGGCCTCTTACAGAGTTTTATTGATGCCTTGGGTCGTGGTTTTGACATCAAAGACCTTGGGTCTCTTCATTACTTCCTTGGTTTACAAGTCACACCGCAGGATAAAGGCATTCATATTAGTCAACTGAAGTATACATATGATCTCCTTGTGAAGCACGACATGCTACTTAGTAAGCCAGTTAGCACCCCCATGTCATCCAAAGCAGTTCTCACTGCCACAGAAGGGGACTTCCTCTCCAATCCCTCCACCTTTCGGGAAATTGTTGGTTCATTGCAGTACTTGACCATTACACGTCCTGACATTGCATTTGCAGTCAACTCAATTTCTCAGTTCATGAGTCAGCCCCGCACTCCTCATTTGATTGCTGCAAAACGTATACTACGCTATATCAAAGCCACACTTGATCATGTCTTGTTCTTTGGTCCTCAACATCAACCCACTTTTCTTGCTGCCTATGCTGATGCGGATTGGGCTGGCTGTCCAGATTCTCACCGGTCCACATCCGGATATCTAGTCTACCTTGGCACCAACTTGGTCTCTTGGTGCTCTAAGAAGCAGCCTACCATTGCTCGATCCAGTGCCGAGTCGGTGTATCGCTCATTGTCTCATGCTAGTGCTGAGTCGACTTGGTTAGCATTCTTACTCTATGAACTCGGCGCTAACATTCAGTATCCTATTCACTTGTATTGTGATAATCTCAGTGCTACATATGTGGCCTCTAATCCAGTGTTTCATGCTCGCACTAAACACATTGAACTTGATTATCACTTTGTTCGTGAGAAGGTCGCCCTTGGTAGTCATCGAGTCTGTTTCGTTCCCTCTGTTGACCAACCAGCAGATCTTCTGACCAAGCCTCTTCATAAGCATCGTCATGTCTTGCTTACTTGCAGACTTGTCCGTCAAGGACCGCCAAGTTTGAGGGAGGGTGTTAGAGAGATTCCCTCTCCACAATCAAAACTGATTGAGTGA
- the LOC126786908 gene encoding pathogenesis-related protein PRB1-2-like, translating into MEGQIKGQEQLHVPDLLCRSFSVWLLRTFLLLSILFWPSFSRGSPHKTSSTPSSNTIQQYLVPHNSERSKLGLPPLKWSKKLERYASWWARQRREDCSLIHSNSKYGENLFWGSGHDWKPSDAVKAWAKESFYYNHKTNSCDQNKDCLHYTQIVWRQSSKIGCAKIICKSGDTIFACVYDPPGNVIGEKPF; encoded by the exons ATGGAAG GGCAGATTAAAGGGCAAGAGCAACTGCATGTGCCTGATCTTCTGTGT AGATCATTTTCAGTTTGGTTATTAAGAACCTTCCTCCTGCTTTCCATACTGTTTTGGCCATCTTTCTCACGCGGTTCACCCCATAAAACCTCCTCAACTCCCTCTTCTAACACCATTCAGCAGTACCTGGTTCCTCACAACTCTGAAAGATCAAAGCTCGGCCTCCCTCCTCTAAAATGGAGCAAGAAGCTCGAGCGCTACGCTTCCTGGTGGGCACGCCAACGGCGAGAAGACTGCTCATTGATTCATTCAAACAGCAAATATGGGGAGAACCTCTTCTGGGGGAGTGGACATGACTGGAAGCCAAGTGATGCAGTTAAAGCATGGGCAAAAGAGAGCTTCTATTACAACCACAAGACTAACTCTTGTGATCAGAACAAGGATTGCTTGCATTATACTCAAATAGTTTGGAGGCAGAGCTCAAAGATTGGTTGTGCTAAGATTATATGTAAGAGTGGGGATACAATTTTTGCTTGTGTTTATGATCCTCCAGGTAATGTCATAGGTGAAAAGCCATTTTGA
- the LOC126788548 gene encoding E3 ubiquitin-protein ligase WAV3-like gives MDLTEAASDQNNCGICRTSLRRGLSEAIFTAECLHIFHYHCILNNANLGNLCCPVCLAKWNKDNVPFQVPPPQNNNKGTIPLHFPYLSQQLPCWQSMHEPPEPPTFSDDEPLPQCTSSIQSFSPQSITVKTYAEFSAISSAETVSGFPVLVSIVAPSLQDSEGHGRTPIDLVTVLDVSGSMEGTKLSLLKQAVTFVIENLGPLDRLSIVSFSSSSKRVLPLQRMSIDGRESAISAIQSLRADGGTNIAEGLKKGTKVLEDRRERNPVSSIILLSDGKDTYNITASRLLNQLPNSLRSRDMQQEISVHAFGFGLDHDPKIMHSISDVSGGTFSFIESVGMIQDSFALCIGGLLSVVAQEVRLTVKSASPGVKILVIPSGRYVNEISDEDQHGVIHLGNMYAQEGKQFLVYLLVPESSASHTKMSLLDVLCMYKDLASNELMEVQGEKIEILRPEVCSPAEKIVSLEVDRQRNRIMVAEAIVEAQRLAEVGNLEAAHALLAHRKEMLLTSPASQAGDYHSNLFETELREIMEKMSSMQLYKQSGHAYVLAGISSHMSQRATTRGDTRASCLNAGSVGSRRRGPRSRSSYRFPNAAPSEMCQPPAAVGVFETPSMVRMVRRSQKRNQPAGAY, from the exons ATGGATTTAACTGAGGCTGCATCTGATCAG AACAATTGTGGCATTTGCAGGACTAGCCTGAGAAGAGGGCTAAGCGAAGCCATCTTCACTGCTGAATGCTTGCACATTTTCCACTATCATTGCATTCTCAACAATGCAAATCTTGGAAACCTTTGCTGCCCTGTCTGTTTGGCGAAGTGGAATAAGGATAATGTACCTTTCCAGGTTCCTCCTCctcaaaacaacaacaaggGCACAATCCCTCTTCACTTTCCATACTTGTCGCAACAACTACCCTGTTGGCAATCTATGCATGAACCCCCTGAGCCACCAACCTTTTCTGACGATGAACCTCTCCCACAGTGTACCTCATCCATTCAATCCTTTTCCCCTCAAAGTATAACAGTCAAGACTTATGCTGAGTTCTCTGCTATTTCTTCTGCCGAAACTGTGTCCGGATTTCCTGTTCTTGTCAGCATTGTTGCACCTTCCCTTCAAGATTCTGAGGGCCATGGCCGTACGCCAATTGACCTTGTAACAGTTCTAGACGTAAGTGGTAGCATGGAAGGCACAAAGCTTTCCCTTCTCAAGCAAGCTGTCACTTTTGTCATAGAAAACTTGGGGCCTTTGGATAGACTTTCTATAGTTTCATTCTCATCTAGTTCTAAACGAGTCCTTCCTCTCCAGAGAATGTCTATTGATGGCCGTGAAAGTGCCATTTCAGCCATCCAGTCTCTTAGAGCAGATGGTGGAACTAACATTGCAGAAGGACTGAAGAAAGGAACTAAAGTCCTTGAAGATCGCAGGGAAAGAAACCCAGTTTCAAGTATCATCCTCTTATCTGATGGCAAAGATACCTACAATATAACTGCAAGTCGACTGTTAAACCAGTTACCTAATTCGCTTCGTTCTAGAGACATGCAACAAGAAATTTCAGTCCATgcatttggatttggtttaGATCATGATCCGAAAATTATGCATTCTATATCTGATGTTTCAGGTGGCACTTTTTCGTTCATTGAATCAGTTGGAATGATACAAGACTCATTTGCTCTGTGTATTGGTGGTCTTCTCAGTGTTGTAGCGCAAGAAGTTCGCCTAACAGTAAAGTCTGCCTCGCCTGGGGTCAAGATTTTAGTGATACCATCAGGGAGATATGTGAATGAGATCTCTGATGAGGATCAGCACGGTGTTATTCATCTTGGAAATATGTATGCTCAAGAGGGGAAACAATTTTTGGTCTACCTCTTAGTTCCAGAATCCTCAGCTTCACATACTAAGATGTCATTGCTAGATGTGTTATGCATGTACAAAGATCTAGCTTCAAATGAGCTGATGGAGGTGCAAGGTGAGAAAATAGAGATACTGAGACCTGAGGTTTGTTCCCCTGCTGAAAAGATAGTCTCTTTGGAGGTTGATCGACAGCGGAACAGAATTATGGTGGCTGAAGCCATTGTTGAGGCCCAAAGGTTGGCTGAGGTGGGAAATCTGGAGGCTGCACATGCGCTTTTGGCTCATCGTAAAGAAATGCTCTTAACATCTCCAGCATCTCAAGCTGGGGATTACCACAGTAATTTGTTTGAAACTGAGCTTAGAGAAATCATGGAGAAAATGTCATCTATGCAGTTGTATAAACAATCCGGGCACGCTTACGTCCTTGCAGGAATTAGTTCCCATATGTCACAAAGGGCCACTACTAGGGGTGACACAAGAGCCTCCTGTCTCAATGCAGGTTCAGTTGGCTCTAGGAGGAGGGGTCCTCGCAGTCGCAGTAGCTACAGGTTTCCAAATGCTGCTCCAAGTGAGATGTGTCAACCACCTGCAGCGGTTGGTGTTTTCGAAACACCTTCTATGGTCAGAATGGTACGAAGATCACAGAAGAGAAATCAACCTGCAGGGGCATACTAA
- the LOC126787647 gene encoding uncharacterized protein LOC126787647, which translates to MATEMKATKGGEVLIDMDAARRYLEKEGETAASMDTLPDKFFEPFIMKGIQVDRIERGTIVCTFKVPPRLLNGGGFLHGGATATLVDLIGSAAIFTVGAPTVGVSVEINISYLDSAYAGEEIEIEAKTLRVGKAVAVVSVEFRKKTGKIIAQGRHTKYLALASKL; encoded by the coding sequence ATGGCAACTGAAATGAAGGCCACAAAGGGCGGCGAGGTGCTAATAGATATGGACGCGGCAAGGAGGTACTTGGAGAAGGAAGGTGAAACTGCAGCCTCCATGGATACGCTGCCGGATAAGTTCTTTGAGCCTTTTATCATGAAGGGCATTCAAGTTGATCGCATTGAACGCGGCACAATTGTCTGCACCTTTAAAGTGCCCCCAAGGTTGCTGAACGGGGGTGGTTTCCTGCACGGGGGAGCCACAGCAACCCTTGTGGATTTGATCGGGTCGGCTGCAATCTTTACTGTTGGAGCTCCCACTGTTGGAGTGTCAGTGGAGATCAATATTTCGTACTTGGATTCTGCATATGCTGGGGAAGAAATTGAGATTGAGGCCAAGACTTTGAGGGTTGGGAAAGCTGTTGCTGTTGTTAGTGTTGAGTTCAGGAAGAAGACAGGGAAGATCATTGCTCAGGGCCGCCATACCAAGTACCTTGCCCTCGCTAGCAAACTGTGA
- the LOC126786568 gene encoding probable LRR receptor-like serine/threonine-protein kinase At1g56130 produces the protein MKMKQIAAFTFARICDASFYLIFCFLGRFWFYSSTAQNATTDPTEVAALNSMLLQWDAPAGTLWNISGEPCSGLALDSSQFEANGLNNPAIICDCSFNSSTVCHITHLRVYALDKTGVLLEELVALKYLTFFKIDQNFFTGSLPAWIGNMSELNMLSIAHNAFFGPIPKELGNLKKLNLLSFGINNFSGTLPPELGNLENLEELYINSCGLGGEIPKTFANLEKMRILGASDSPFSGKIPDFIGNWTKLTSLRFQGNSFEGPIPSSFSQLTSMNSLRISDIYNVSSSLDFIRNLKNLTDLSLRNALVTGRIPSDIREYQSLNILDLGFNNISGQLPSDLFNMSLLTSLFLGNNSLSGVLPSQKSDILQTIDLSYNYLSGSLPPWVTTISQLNLVVNNFTFNESSETALPGLNCLQRNFPCNRNPPRYANFSIKCGGPDMRGSDGILYEADNSTLGPATYNVTSTEKWAVSNVGLFAEKKNPSYLLTTLDQVTGSDVTPELFQTSRLSPGSLRYYGLGLENGPYTVKLQFAEMVFDDRASETWKSLGRRVFDIYIQGHLEVKDFDISKEAGGVLRVVVRNFNVNVSENYIEIHLFWAGKGTCCIPNQGDYGPLIAAVNAIPDFEPSVSGIPPITRGKKRMTGVIVGVAASVGVVSVLLIFVVLYMRRKIPDRDDDEELQGLDPRPNTFSYSELKAATGDFNLSNKLGEGGYGAVYKGILSEARLVAVKQLSVASHQGKSQFAAEIAAISAVQHRNLVKLYGCCIEGNQRIVVYEYLENKSLDQALFGNDLHLDWLTRFNILLGTARGLAYLHEESRPRIVHRDVKASNILLDAELCPKISDFGLAKLFDDKKTHISTRVAGTIGYLAPEYAMRGHLTEKADVFGFGVVIFETLSGRPNTDNYLDAGEIYLLDWAWTLHEKNCGLGLMDPRLTEFDEDEANRLIRVALLCTQASPLVRPSMSRVVGMLAGDIEVGTVTSKPSYLTDWDFEDVTGSFLIDGETPSTDDITLPKNQPTGSTTSPSTGVDLIQSPVNPNHPLLTGMAGEGR, from the exons ATGAAAATGAAGCAAATAGCTGCCTTCACTTTCGCTAGAATCTGTGATGCATCCTTCTATCTTATTTTCTGCTTCCTGGGTCGCTTCTGGTTCTATTCTTCCACTGCCCAAAATGCTACTACGGACCCAACCGAAG TGGCTGCATTGAACTCGATGTTACTGCAATGGGACGCGCCGGCGGGGACTCTGTGGAATATCAGTGGAGAGCCATGCAGTGGATTGGCGCTCGATTCCTCCCAATTTGAGGCAAACGGCCTCAACAACCCTGCCATCATATGCGACTGTAGTTTCAACAGTAGCACCGTCTGCCATATCACTCACTT GAGAGTTTATGCTCTGGACAAAACGGGGGTGCTACTAGAAGAGCTTGTGGCTTTGAAATATCTTACCTTTTT TAAAATCGATCAGAACTTTTTCACCGGTTCCTTACCAGCATGGATTGGCAATATGTCTGAGTTGAATATGTT GTCAATTGCCCACAATGCATTCTTTGGTCCCATACCAAAGGAGCTTGGGAACCTTAAGAAACTAAATCTGCT GTCCTTTGGAATAAACAATTTCTCTGGGACACTGCCTCCAGAACTTGGTAATTTAGAGAATCTCGAAGAGCT TTACATAAACAGCTGTGGACTTGGTGGTGAAATTCCTAAAACATTTGCTAATCTTGAAAAAATGCGAATTCT AGGGGCATCAGATAGTCCTTTCTCAGGAAAGATACCAGATTTCATAGGGAATTGGACAAAGCTAACTTCCTT GAGATTTCAAGGGAATTCTTTTGAAGGCCCAATACCAAGCAGTTTTTCTCAGTTGACCTCAATGAATTCTCT GCGAATTAGTGATATCTACAATGTGAGCTCCTCTCTTGACTTCATAAGGAATTTGAAGAACTTGACTGATTT ATCCCTCCGAAATGCACTAGTCACCGGACGCATCCCATCTGATATTAGAGAATATCAAAGTCTAAATATACT GGATTTGGGTTTCAACAATATATCAGGACAACTTCCAAGTGACTTGTTCAACATGAGTTTACTCACGTCCTT ATTTCTTGGAAACAATAGTTTGTCTGGAGTTTTGCCTAGCCAAAAGAGTGATATTCTTCAAACCAT AGATTTATCTTACAACTATTTATCAGGAAGTCTTCCCCCATGGGTAACCACAATATCACAACT GAACTTGGTGGTCAACAACTTCACTTTTAACGAAAGTTCAGAAACAGC GCTTCCTGGATTGAATTGCCTTCAAAGAAATTTTCCATGCAATAGAAATCCTCCGCGCT ATGCAAACTTCTCAATCAAGTGTGGAGGACCAGACATGAGAGGAAGTGATGGCATCTTGTATGAGGCAGATAACTCAACTCTTGGCCCAGCAACATATAACGTAACTAGTACAGAGAAATGGGCTGTTAGCAATGTGGGATTGTTTGCAGAGAAGAAGAATCCAAGCTATCTGCTAACCACCCTGGATCAGGTCACTGGGTCTGATGTGACCCCAGAGCTTTTCCAAACTTCAAGATTGTCTCCAGGATCACTAAGATACTATGGCTTGGGTCTTGAGAATGGACCTTATACTGTAAAGTTACAATTTGCAGAAATGGTGTTCGATGATCGTGCATCAGAAACTTGGAAAAGTTTAGGGCGGCGAGTATTTGATATCTATATTCAG GGCCATCTAGAAGTGAAGGACTTTGACATATCCAAGGAGGCAGGTGGAGTTTTAAGAGTAGTTGTTAGAAACTTCAATGTAAATGTGTCGGAGAATTACATTGAAATTCACTTGTTCTGGGCTGGTAAGGGGACCTGCTGCATACCTAACCAAGGTGATTATGGTCCTCTGATAGCCGCGGTGAATGCTATCCCAG ATTTTGAACCTTCTGTTTCTGGGATTCCACCAATTACTCGAGGAAAGAAGAGGATGACAGGGGTGATTGTTGGGGTTGCAGCCTCGGTTGGAGTTGTGAGCGTGCTActaatatttgttgttttatatatgagGAGAAAAATACCAGACAGGGATGATGATGAAG AACTTCAAGGACTAGACCCTCGACCAAATACTTTCAGTTACAGCGAGTTAAAAGCTGCAACTGGAGATTTTAATCTTTCAAATAAACTAGGGGAGGGAGGCTATGGCGCTGTTTACAAG GGCATACTTTCCGAAGCAAGGTTAGTAGCTGTGAAGCAACTTTCCGTAGCATCTCACCAAGGGAAGAGTCAATTTGCAGCAGAAATTGCTGCCATATCTGCTGTGCAACATCGCAATCTGGTGAAATTGTACGGATGCTGTATTGAAGGAAACCAGAGAATTGTGGTATATGAATATCTTGAAAACAAGAGCCTTGATCAGGCACTATTTG GAAATGACTTGCATCTTGACTGGCTTACCCGATTCAATATCTTGTTGGGAACAGCCAGAGGACTGGCCTATCTTCATGAGGAGTCAAGGCCAAGGATTGTACATAGAGATGTCAAAGCCAGTAATATTTTGCTTGATGCAGAGCTCTGCCCAAAAATATCAGATTTTGGACTGGCAAAACTTTTTGATGATAAGAAAACACACATCAGCACCCGGGTTGCAGGGACAAT AGGCTATCTGGCACCAGAGTATGCAATGCGGGGACATCTAACTGAGAAGGCTGATGTATTCGGTTTTGGGGTTGTCATTTTTGAGACTCTTAGTGGGAGACCGAACACTGACAATTACTTGGACGCTGGAGAGATTTATCTCCTTGATTGG GCATGGACTCTGCATGAAAAAAATTGTGGTTTGGGGCTTATGGATCCAAGACTGACCGAgtttgatgaagatgaagcaaATAGATTGATAAGAGTAGCTCTCCTGTGTACTCAGGCATCGCCATTGGTGCGACCATCTATGTCTCGTGTGGTGGGCATGCTTGCCGGAGATATTGAAGTAGGTACAGTAACGTCAAAGCCAAGTTATCTGACAGACTGGGACTTCGAAGATGTAACTGGTAGCTTCTTGATTGATGGTGAAACCCCCTCAACTGATGATATAACTCTCCCCAAAAATCAGCCTACTGGCAGCACAACCAGTCCTAGCACCGGAGTTGACCTGATCCAGTCTCCAGTAAATCCTAATCATCCATTGCTCACTGGGATGGCAGGAGAAGGAAGGTGA
- the LOC126788773 gene encoding uncharacterized protein LOC126788773, with amino-acid sequence MGMVVVISLPFILFTILLGFGCYFFGRARGRKEAMTSPQVYGVPTPPPGAANTTSHPSSPQTHPYFKPDNSANV; translated from the coding sequence atgggAATGGTGGTGGTGATCTCTCTGCCTTTTATTCTCTTCACCATACTGCTTGGTTTCGGGTGTTACTTCTTCGGAAGGGCGAGAGGCCGAAAGGAGGCGATGACGAGTCCTCAAGTTTATGGGGTGCCAACTCCACCTCCAGGAGCAGCTAATACCACTTCACACCCTTCATCTCCTCAGACACATCCTTATTTCAAGCCAGACAACTCCGCCAATGTTTAA